In Limosilactobacillus sp. WILCCON 0051, a single window of DNA contains:
- a CDS encoding helix-turn-helix domain-containing protein — protein MVETPSYYSILPANVRYDKRLGKPNARELYSEITALSNKYGYCIARNAYFAELYDINEKTISKWISTLVECGYLYREIICYPNTKQVKERRLYPLSNPIVGSTPSPRKNGGGIPAKMTTPPHGKAKDNITSINKEREELSSSRQTEKLPLVAWPDSLGAMTGKIERLLLDVKHQGMSDKVIQKAIDLTKIAEPNTPYGYLKTILDDWLGQNIYTMHDWQALQKKKRDAKNREIPNIPIYKI, from the coding sequence ATGGTTGAGACCCCGTCATACTACTCTATCCTGCCGGCAAATGTCAGGTACGACAAACGGCTTGGTAAGCCTAACGCTCGTGAGCTGTACAGCGAAATCACAGCTCTGAGCAACAAATATGGGTATTGCATTGCCCGTAACGCTTACTTTGCTGAGCTTTATGACATCAACGAGAAGACGATATCTAAATGGATATCAACGCTCGTTGAGTGCGGGTATCTCTACAGAGAGATTATCTGCTATCCGAATACCAAGCAGGTTAAAGAGCGGCGACTGTATCCGCTGAGTAATCCGATCGTGGGCAGTACCCCCTCCCCACGGAAAAACGGAGGGGGTATCCCCGCAAAAATGACTACCCCTCCCCACGGAAAAGCGAAAGATAATATTACAAGTATTAATAAAGAGAGAGAGGAATTAAGCTCCTCTCGACAAACAGAAAAACTTCCTCTTGTTGCATGGCCAGACAGCTTGGGTGCCATGACTGGGAAGATTGAACGTCTGCTCCTAGACGTTAAGCATCAGGGAATGTCTGACAAAGTCATCCAGAAAGCAATCGACCTGACAAAGATCGCGGAGCCTAATACGCCATATGGCTATCTGAAGACGATCCTTGATGACTGGCTAGGCCAGAACATCTATACGATGCACGACTGGCAAGCATTGCAGAAGAAGAAAAGGGATGCCAAGAACCGAGAGATTCCTAACATCCCGATTTACAAGATTTAA